The Mesorhizobium sp. B2-8-5 genome segment TTGCCTATGACCGTTTCGCGGACGTGCTCTACGCCTGGAACCGACGCAAGGGCCATTGGTAGCGCTCTCGGCCCAGTCATACGAAGACGCATAAGCGGTCTTGGCACGTCGTAAGATATATCTTAAGATATATCTTGACTCTGCAAGCCGTGCGTCTTACTTACGATGTATCGTAAGATATAACTCAAGGAGCAATCCATGCACAGACACAACCACTTCGGCGAGCGTATGTTCATGCATATGGCCGGCAAATTCGGCGGCCGCGGTGGCGGCGGCTTTGGCCCGTTCGGCCATGGCGGCAGGGGCGGCGGACGCGGCGGCCCGGGCGACATGTTCCGCGCCGGGCGCATGCTGGCCGACGGCGATCTCAAGCTGATCACGCTGTCGCTTCTGGCCGACGCGCCGCGCCACGGCTACGACATCATCAAGGCTCTGGAAGAGCGCACCAGCGGCGTCTACAGCCCGAGCCCGGGCGTGGTCTATCCGACGCTGACCTTCCTGGAGGAGGCGGGCTACGCGGTGTCCTCTAGCGAAGGCAACAAGAAGGTGTTTTCGATCACCGAGGCCGGCAAGGCGCATCTCGAGGAGAATCGCGAGATGATCGACAGCGTGCTCGACCATCTTGAGCGTTTCGGCCGCAAGATGGCCGCGGCGCGCGAATGGTTCGGCTGGGGCGACGACAAGGACGAGGGGCGCCGCGGCCGCTCGGAAACGCGCGACCGGTTCCGCGCGCTGCGCCACCGGCTGCGCGCCGCGCTCGGCGACATCGCCGACGCGCCGGAAGACAAGCAGGCCGAGGCGATCAGCATCCTGGAAGACGCCGCCGAGGCGATCGAGGCCTTGGCTCGTCGCTAAGCCATTCTCATATGGAAACCCAAAAGCCCGGACCGCTCCGGGCTTTTGCATTCAGTCCGTGATCGGCAAGGGCAGAGGACTATTCCTTGCCGACATATTCGCTGATCAGCTTCTCGTTGCGCGCCTTCTCGATCTTGGCGGTGGTCTCGGCCGCGATCCGCTCGTCGGTGCGGTACTTGACCAGGTTCACCAGGCTGCCGGTGAGCAACAGGACGCCCATCGCCCAATAGCCTTTGGTCGAGAGGTCGACCGGCGCCAGCCACAGCGACAGGGCCAGCATGAAGTAGGCGGCGCCCACCGACACGGTGTTGAACAGGATGTAGGTCTGATTGCCGTTCATCGTGGTGTTCCTTTGGTTTGATCCGGTTTGGAATTTCGGGCTCAGTTCAGTGATTTCAGGCGCGCCAGGACATGCTCAGCGCGCACCTTGGTGGCTGGTCCGTGGCCTGCTTCGGCGAGGCGTTCACGGATCGCCTCGTGGCGCAGATCGCCGTCGATCTCGTCGAGGATGCCGGCCTCCTCGAACGGGTCGCTGCCGTCCTTGATGCGGGCGAGTAATTCCTCCGCTTCGTTGATGCTCGCGGTGCGGCCGATCGAACGGTTGAGACGGGACTGCGCCTTGCGTTCTGCATCGATCGCACGGGCGGAAATCATGCCCTGGTTGAGATCGATGATACGGCGATGCGCCTGTTCTACGGACAGGCGCATCCGCAAGGTCTTCTCGCCCAAGCTCTTGACCGTGGCGCGGCGGACCTCGCGCTCGTTCTCGAGTTCGGCGATTGCGGAAGCGCCGCCTTCGGCAAGCACCTGGTTGTTGGCCGAAAGCGCGCTGAGCGTGCGGGTCTCCAGATCGGCGATGCGGCGGTCGAGCTGGTCGAGGCTGGTCTGCTCGGCTCGCTGGCGTACGATCAGCGAGGCGAGCGTCTGCTTGGCGGCGGCAAGGCCCGCCTCCGCGTCGCGGATGCGCTGGGCCAGGAGGTCGATCGCAAAACGATCCTTCAGATTGTCCTCGGCCCGTGCGCTGGCGCCGTCCAGCAATGTCTTGATCAGGCTAAGCATGGTCTTCTCCCTGTTTTCGTGAACGATGTTCACAAACTCAACATAACAGGAAATGAACATTGTTCAAGGATTATTTTGAACGCTGTTCATGGGCCGCCGGACATGGTAAACGCAAGCAAATGGAATGGATTCCGGGCTAGGCTTGCGACTTCGGACATAAGGACAGGAAAGAGCATGGCGCTGGACAAGGAAGAGATAAGCGAGAAGGTGCTCGCCATCGCCGAGGCGCTGCTCAACGACGGCGGCGCCGAGAACCTGAAAGCGCGCACCATCGCCGAGCAGGCCGGCATCTCCGTCGGATCCGTCTATAACCTCTTTGCCGATCTCGACGAGGTGCATCGCGCCGTCAACATGCGGCTGCTCGACCGGTTGGGGGCGACAGGCCTGGCGGCGATGGCCGATCTCGAAAGGCAAGGGGTGACCGATGTCCAGCATCGCATCCTGGCGATGGCGGCTGCCTATGTGCGCTTCGTCGAGGCGCATCCCGGCAGTTGGCCGGCGGTGCTTGCCTTCAACCGCCGACGCGCGACGCGGCCTGGCCCGGACGCTTATGACGCGCTGCTCGACGCACTCTTCGACATCGTCGCCGGCGTGCTCAAGGCAGGCGATTTCGGCCTCGACGACGACCGTCGCGCGCTTGCGGCGCGGACCTTGTGGTCAAGCGTGCATGGCATTGTGACCAGTGGCTATGTTGCGAATTCGAACAGCAGGCAGGCAGAGGAGATCTGGCATCAGATCGAGCTTCTTGTCGGCGTTTTCGTCAAGGGGCTGGAACACGGCGGCGCATTCGCGCATGCTGAGACGAAGCCTGCGTGAACAGGGCCTGCGCGAACAGGGAATGCCGTGATTCCTCTTGTGTGGGCGTGAACGGGAGTTTTGAAAAATGTCTTTTCTGAAAAAGCTTTTTGGCGGCGGCGGTAGTGAGGCAACGGAGACCGGCACCGCCAAGCCGGCCAAGCAGGTCGAGCACAAGGGATTCCTGATCAGCGCGACGCCCTACAAGGCCGAAGGCCAGTACCAGACCTGCGGCGTCGTCTCGAAGGAAGTGGACGGCGTGATGAAAGAGCACCGCTTCATCCGCGCCGACCGTTTCGCCGGGCTGGACGACGCCGTCGACATCTCGATCAAGAAGGGCATCCAACTCGTCGACGAGCAGGGCGAGCGGATGTTCGGCTGACCGGCGCCCCAGTCAGAACGCGACCTTGTCGCCGCCCTTGAGCTGCAGGATCTGCCGCGCCTCGTCGGGCGTGGCGATCGAGGCGCCGAGGCCTTCGATAATCTGGCGGACCTTGGTCACCTGCTCGGCGCTGGAACGGGCGAGCTTGCCCTTGCCGATCCACAGCGAGTCCTCCAGGCCGACCCGCACATTGCCGCCCAGTGCGATCGCCTGCGTGGCGATCGGCAATTGATGGCGGCCGGCGCCCAGGACCGACCAGTGATAGTTGTTGCCGAACAGGCGGTCGGCCGTGCGTTTCATATGGGCGACGTCCTCCGGATGCGTGCCGATGCCGCCGAGGATGCCGAACACGCTCTGGACGAAGAACGGCGCCTTGACCAGGCCGCGCTCGACGAAATGCGCCAGCGTGTAGAGATGGCCGATGTCGTAGCACTCGATCTCGAAGCGCGTGCCGTTGTCGGCGCAGGTGCGCAATATGTGCTCGATGTCGCCAAAGGTGTTGCGGAAGATGCGGTCGCGCGAGGATTCCAGATAAGGCCGCTCCCACTCATGCTCGAAGGTCTTGAAGCGCTCCAGCATCGGAAACAGCGCGAAATTCATCGAGCCCATGTTGAGCGACGCGACCTCGGGCGCGAACACCTTCGCCGGTCGGACGCGCTCCTCCACGCTCATCGTCGCAGCACCACCGGTGGTGATGTTGACGACGCAGTTGGAGCGCTGCTTGATGACCTGCAGGAAAGGGGCGAACGCCTCTGTCGACTGGTCGGGGCGTCCATCGACCGGATTGCGGGCGTGAAGATGGACGATCGCGGCGCCCGCTTCGGCGGCCTCGATGGCGGCGGTGGCGATCTCCTCGGCCGTCACCGGCAGATGCGGCGACATTGACGGGGTGTGGATCGAGCCGGTTACGGCGCAGGTGATGATGATCTTGTTCTGGTTCGCCACTTTTGATGCCTCGATCTCTTCGCTGTCTGACTGCGCCTATTTCACCGCGCCTTGCGTGATGCCAGAAATGAACTGCTTCGACAGCACGATATAGAGCAGGGTAATCGGCAGCGCCGCCAGTGTCAGCCCGGTGAACAGCACCCCCCAGTCGGTGGTGAATTCGCCGACGAACACGGTCAGCCCTTGCGGCAGTGTCTTCAAATTGTCGGAAGTGATCAGCACCAGCGGGAAGAAAAAGTCGTTCCAGATCGGCACCGCGTTCTGGATCGCCACGATGACCATCGCCGGCCGCGCCAGCGGCAGCATGATCGACCACATGATGCGGAGCTCGCTGGCGCCGTCCATACGGGCGGATTCCTCCAACTCGCGCGGCAAGGTGCGCAGGAAGCCGGTCATGATGAAGACAGCCGAGGGAATGCCCATGGCCACATAGACGAGCACCAGCCCGAGATAGCTGTCGACGAGACCGAGCGTGTCCAATTGGATGAACAGCGGGATGATCGCCAGCTTCAGCGGCACGGTCATGCCGCTCAGGAAGAACATCAGGACCAGCGAGCTCAGCCGGAACCGGTAGCGGGCGATCGCATAGCCGGCGAGCGTGCTGAACAAAAGGATCAGCGCGACCGAGGCCGCGGTGATGCCAACCGAATTTGCCAAATAGCGGACGAAATTGGTCTCGGTCCAAACCTTCTCCAGATTGGCGGTCGAGAAATGCGTCGGCAGCGAGAGCGGCGAGGAAAAGATCTCGGCGTTGGTCTTGAACGACGATGCCACCATGACGAACAGCGGATAGATCATGATCACGGCATTGACCGCCAGCAAGAGCTGGATGGCGCCGTTCCTGATCGTCTCGCCGCGATCCCTCATCACTGCTCGATTTCGCGACGGCGCAGGTAACGCAGGGCGATGGCGGTGACGCCGGCGACGAAGACGAACATCAGCACGGCCAGCGCGCTGCCCTGGCCGAAATCCTGGATGCCGGTGGTCGTGCTGCCGAAGGCCGTGCGGTAGAAATAGAGGCCGAGCACGTCGGTCGAGCCGCCCGGCGAACCGGTCAGGCCCGCCATCACATAAGGGATTTCGAACCAGTTGAAGCTGCCGATGAAGGTCAGGATGGTGACGATGGTGACACTCGGCGCGATCAACGGCCAGACGATCTTCGTCATCAGCGCGTAGTCGCCGGCGCCGTCGAGGCGGGCGGCCTCCAGCACGTCCTTGCTGATGCGCTGCATGCCGGCAAGCAGCACCAGAGTGGGGAAGCCGAGCCAGTGCCAGATGTTGGCGAACAGGATGCTGCCGAGCGCAGTGTTTTCGTTGCCGAGCCACGGAATGGCGCCGACGCCGACCAGGCCAAGGAGCTGGTTCACCAGCCCGAACAGGGGATGCAGGAACAGCTTCCACAGGAAGCCGACGATCACCGCCGACAGCACCACCGGCAGGAAGACGATGACCTGATGGACGCGATGGCCCGGCAGCGCCTTGAGCAGCGCGAAGGCGATCAGGAAAGCAGTGCCGTTCTCGAAGACCATCAGCGCCAGAAAGGCGACGACGTTGTGCTTCAGCGCATTGTAAGTCCAGTCGCTATATGGCTTTTCGAACAGGACCTCGCGGAAATTTTCGAAACCGATGAAGCCGGACGGACGCAGGCCGTTGAACTCATAGAAGGCGAAGCGGAAGGCCGACAGAAGCGGCCACAGCACGAACAGCACCATGACCACCAGCGCCGGCGTCAGCAGCGCGGCAATCCAGAGCGACCGGCGCCACGGAAAAGGTCTTTCGGTGTGGCGCCAGCCGTCCGTCATCTCACTTGCCCTGGAACTCACTGGCCCTGGAACGGCTTGTACCATTTGGCGAGGCCGTCGGTGATGTCGGCGGCGAGTTGGTCCGGCGTGATCGATCCGGACATCATCTTGGTGATGTCGCCCTGCAGCAGCTCCGATCCCGTCGGCTTCTCGAAGCGGAAATAGATGACATTGATATGCGGCATCGCCGTCTCGTTCAACTTGGCGACATGCGACAAGAGTTCGTCCTTGATGACGACGCCCTTGATCGGCGAGATGTTGCCGAGCAAGGCCGAGAACTTGTCGCCGAACTCCTTGGTGCCCATCCAGTTGACCAGCTTGAGCGCCGCTTCCTTGTTAGCCGACTTGGAATTGACCGCGTAGCCGCCGTCGAAGAATTTCGTGGCTTGCGGCGTGTCGCCGGCCTTGGCCATTGGCGGGGCGACGAAGTCCATGTTGATGGCGGGGTTCTGCGACCGGTAGGTGGCGATGTCGAAGCTGCCGCCGGCGAGCATCGCCGCCTTGCCGCTCAGGAACAACTGGCCGGCCGTCTCATAGTCGATGCCTTCGAAGCCTTCGGGCATA includes the following:
- a CDS encoding PadR family transcriptional regulator, whose product is MHRHNHFGERMFMHMAGKFGGRGGGGFGPFGHGGRGGGRGGPGDMFRAGRMLADGDLKLITLSLLADAPRHGYDIIKALEERTSGVYSPSPGVVYPTLTFLEEAGYAVSSSEGNKKVFSITEAGKAHLEENREMIDSVLDHLERFGRKMAAAREWFGWGDDKDEGRRGRSETRDRFRALRHRLRAALGDIADAPEDKQAEAISILEDAAEAIEALARR
- a CDS encoding YiaA/YiaB family inner membrane protein; its protein translation is MNGNQTYILFNTVSVGAAYFMLALSLWLAPVDLSTKGYWAMGVLLLTGSLVNLVKYRTDERIAAETTAKIEKARNEKLISEYVGKE
- a CDS encoding PspA/IM30 family protein, with translation MLSLIKTLLDGASARAEDNLKDRFAIDLLAQRIRDAEAGLAAAKQTLASLIVRQRAEQTSLDQLDRRIADLETRTLSALSANNQVLAEGGASAIAELENEREVRRATVKSLGEKTLRMRLSVEQAHRRIIDLNQGMISARAIDAERKAQSRLNRSIGRTASINEAEELLARIKDGSDPFEEAGILDEIDGDLRHEAIRERLAEAGHGPATKVRAEHVLARLKSLN
- a CDS encoding TetR/AcrR family transcriptional regulator, with the translated sequence MALDKEEISEKVLAIAEALLNDGGAENLKARTIAEQAGISVGSVYNLFADLDEVHRAVNMRLLDRLGATGLAAMADLERQGVTDVQHRILAMAAAYVRFVEAHPGSWPAVLAFNRRRATRPGPDAYDALLDALFDIVAGVLKAGDFGLDDDRRALAARTLWSSVHGIVTSGYVANSNSRQAEEIWHQIELLVGVFVKGLEHGGAFAHAETKPA
- a CDS encoding HlyU family transcriptional regulator; amino-acid sequence: MSFLKKLFGGGGSEATETGTAKPAKQVEHKGFLISATPYKAEGQYQTCGVVSKEVDGVMKEHRFIRADRFAGLDDAVDISIKKGIQLVDEQGERMFG
- a CDS encoding 3-keto-5-aminohexanoate cleavage protein, which produces MANQNKIIITCAVTGSIHTPSMSPHLPVTAEEIATAAIEAAEAGAAIVHLHARNPVDGRPDQSTEAFAPFLQVIKQRSNCVVNITTGGAATMSVEERVRPAKVFAPEVASLNMGSMNFALFPMLERFKTFEHEWERPYLESSRDRIFRNTFGDIEHILRTCADNGTRFEIECYDIGHLYTLAHFVERGLVKAPFFVQSVFGILGGIGTHPEDVAHMKRTADRLFGNNYHWSVLGAGRHQLPIATQAIALGGNVRVGLEDSLWIGKGKLARSSAEQVTKVRQIIEGLGASIATPDEARQILQLKGGDKVAF
- a CDS encoding carbohydrate ABC transporter permease, whose protein sequence is MRDRGETIRNGAIQLLLAVNAVIMIYPLFVMVASSFKTNAEIFSSPLSLPTHFSTANLEKVWTETNFVRYLANSVGITAASVALILLFSTLAGYAIARYRFRLSSLVLMFFLSGMTVPLKLAIIPLFIQLDTLGLVDSYLGLVLVYVAMGIPSAVFIMTGFLRTLPRELEESARMDGASELRIMWSIMLPLARPAMVIVAIQNAVPIWNDFFFPLVLITSDNLKTLPQGLTVFVGEFTTDWGVLFTGLTLAALPITLLYIVLSKQFISGITQGAVK
- a CDS encoding carbohydrate ABC transporter permease codes for the protein MTDGWRHTERPFPWRRSLWIAALLTPALVVMVLFVLWPLLSAFRFAFYEFNGLRPSGFIGFENFREVLFEKPYSDWTYNALKHNVVAFLALMVFENGTAFLIAFALLKALPGHRVHQVIVFLPVVLSAVIVGFLWKLFLHPLFGLVNQLLGLVGVGAIPWLGNENTALGSILFANIWHWLGFPTLVLLAGMQRISKDVLEAARLDGAGDYALMTKIVWPLIAPSVTIVTILTFIGSFNWFEIPYVMAGLTGSPGGSTDVLGLYFYRTAFGSTTTGIQDFGQGSALAVLMFVFVAGVTAIALRYLRRREIEQ